The Argiope bruennichi chromosome 9, qqArgBrue1.1, whole genome shotgun sequence genome contains a region encoding:
- the LOC129984503 gene encoding spectrin alpha chain-like isoform X1, which yields MDIQPREIKVLESVDDIQQRREQVLSRYSEFKIEARHKRERLEDSRRFQYFKRDADELESWINEKLQAASDESYKDPTNLQAKIQKHQAFESEVAAHSNAIVALDNTGSELINQNHFASDVIKHRLEELHRLWELLLSKLADKGLKLQQALVLVQFLRQCDEVMFWINDKEAFVTTDEFGQDLEHVEVLQRKFDEFQKDMASQEFRVQEVNEQADKLINEGHPEKETINTRKEELNDAWQRLKALTLLKQEKLFGAHEIQRFNRDADETIAWITEKDLVLSSDDYGRDLVSVQTLQRKHEGIERDLAALEDKVMTLAQEADRLCNIHQDHSNQIQSKNAEISSNWESLKSKAQERRRRLDESYLLHRFLADFRDLVSWIHDMKAIISADELAKDVAGAEALLERHQEHKGEIDAREDSFRATAEAGKMLLDQDHYAVDEVKEKLVTLASEKQSLLSLWEERRILYEQCMDLQLFYRDTEQADTWMAKQEAFLVNEDLGDSLDSVEALIKKHEDFEKSLAAQEEKIKALDEFATKLIEGQHYAADDVAQRRAALLERRSALMEKSDIRRAMLEDSYRLQQFERDCDETKGWISEKLKTATDESYLDPTNVNGKVQKHQNFEQELNANKSRIDEIASTGQELMEANHYASSRISERMMEILDMWKSLVEATERKGAKLNEAAAQQQFNRGIEDIEIWLSEVEGQLLSEDYGKDLTSVQNLIKKHALLEADIASHQDRIDGVVVQATNFVERGHFDAESIQNKQVALVSRYNALQKPIATRRQKLQDSLRVQQLYRDIEDEEAWIREKEPIAASTNRGRDLIGVQNLIKKHQAMLAEINNHENRVRSVCQSGEEMVQEGHFASNEIQKRLSNLNEKWQALKDKALQRKQDLEDSLQAHQYFADANEAESWMKEKEPIVGSQDYGKDEDSTESLLKKHEALMADLEAFGNTIFALKEQAQSCRQQERPVVDHAGKELVMALYDYIEKSPREVSMKKGDFLTLLNSNNKDWWKVEVNDRQGFVPAAYVKKIEAGLSSSQQNLADTNNISARQAQIETQYENLMGLGQERRNKLEESCKAYQLVREAAELAQWLKDKEQIAQVQDVGEDLEQVEVMQKNFDDFKAELQTNEARLQQMNETASKLMSSGHTEAALKIQAQIEDVNQKWQEVQQITAERANQLGSAHEVQRFQRDVDETKDWIREKDDNLNSDIIGDDLRSVQTLQRKHEGLERDLAALGDRIRSLDDTASRLMQTHPEAAETIYTKQKEINEEWTQLTAKANARKEKLLDSYDLQRFLADYRDLMSWIQSMMSLVSSEELANDVTGAEALLERHQNYRSEIDAHYGIPQEHRTEIDARAGTFQAFEMFGQQLLQSGHYASVEVQEKIEKMNEARQKLEKAWIDRRMKLDQCLELQLFYRDCEQAENWMGSREAFLSSDDMGGDNVESLIKKHEDFDKAINAQEEKIAALAALADQLVAAEHYASDAINEKKDQVLERWHHLKDNLIKKRSKLGESMTLQQFSRDADEIENWITEKLQMAMDESYKDPTNIQSKHQKHQAFEAELAANADRIQSVLANGQNLIDQHQCAGSEEAVQARLSCLAEQWEHLTKKTIEKSIKIKEANKQRTFNAAVKDIDFWLGEVESLLKSEESGKDLASVQNLIKKHQLVEADVNAHEDRIRDMNNLADSLIESGQCDAAVIEEKRSSINERYNRVKTLASHRRDRLNEANTLHQFFRDIADEESWIKEKKLLVSSDDYGRDLTGVQNLRKKHVRLEAELAAHEPTIEAVQEAGQKLMAESNLGVPEIELRLKNLDKAWQELKKMTSDRGIKLNESLAYQNFLAKLEEEEAWISEKHQLLNVEDYGDTMAAVQGLLKKHEAFEIDFAVHRDRCVGISSEGQQLIAEGNHHTESISHRLQQLHDRLNALDTSATRRKSKLKDNSAYLQFMWKADVVESWIADKETHVRSEDYGRDLSSVQTLLTKQETFDAGLAAFEQEGIQSITQLKDQLLTANHEQTSAIVKRHDDVMGRWHNLLAASEARKQRLLHMLEQFKQIEELFLTFAKKASAFNSWFENAEEDLTDPVRCNSIEEIRALREAHAQFQESLSSAQADFEVLAALDQQIKSFNVGANPYTWFTMEALEDTWRNLQKIIQERDVELSKEAQRQEENDRLRLEFAKLANAFHQWLTDTRMWLLDGSSMLEGTGSLEAQLEATKRKAAEVRARRAELKQIEDLGALLGEHLILDNRYTEHSTVGLAQQWDQLDQLGMRMQHNLEQQIQARNQSGVSEDALKEFSMMFKHFDKEKSGRLNHFQFKSCLRALGYDLPMVEEGQPDPEFEAILNVVDPNRDGYVSLQEFMAFMISRETENVRSSEEVENAFRAITSGERPYVTAEELYANLTKEMADYCISRMKPYEDKKTGRTIPGAYDYIDFTHTLFQN from the exons ATGGATATTCAACCGAGAGAGATAAAAGTTTTGGAATCTGTTGATGACATTCAGCAACGGAGGGAGCAGGTTCTTTCCcgttattcagaatttaaaatcgAAGCCCGACACAAACGAGAACGACTAGAAGATTCtcgaagatttcaatattttaaacgtGATGCTGATGAGCTTGAATCATGGATAAATGAAAAGTTACAAGCTGCTTCAGATGAAAGTTATAAAGATCCTACCAATCTACAG GCAAAGATTCAAAAGCATCAAGCTTTTGAATCAGAAGTTGCAGCCCACAGCAATGCTATAGTAGCATTAGATAACACAGGCTCTGAGTTAATAAATCAGAATCATTTTGCTTCAGATGTCATTAAA catcgATTGGAAGAGCTGCATCGCCTTTGGGAATTGCTGCTATCTAAGCTTGCAGATAAAGGACTTAAATTACAACAAGCTCTTGTTTTGGTTCAGTTCCTTCGCCAATGCGATGAAGTGATGTTTTGGATCAACGATAAG gaagCATTTGTCACAACTGATGAATTTGGTCAAGATTTGGAACATGTTGAAGTGcttcaaagaaaatttgatgaattcCAGAAG GACATGGCCAGTCAAGAGTTCAGAGTTCAAGAAGTTAACGAGCAAGCTGATAAACTAATAAATGAAGGCCACCCTGAAAAAGAAACCATAAATACCAGAAAAGAG gaattaaatgaTGCTTGGCAAAGATTAAAAGCATTGACTCttctaaaacaagaaaaattgtttgGAGCACATGAAATACAGAGATTTAACAG AGACGCTGATGAGACAATTGCATGGATCACTgaaaaagatttagttttatcATCTGATGATTATGGCCGTGATCTTGTCAGTGTGCAGACTTTGCAAAGGAAACATGAAGGCATAGAACGTGACCTTGCAGCTTTAGAAGATAAG GTCATGACTTTGGCTCAAGAAGCTGACAGATTGTGTAATATACATCAAGATCATTCTAATCAAATTCAGtccaaaaatgctgaaatttcatcAAACTGGGAAAGTCTAAAATCAAAG gCTCAAGAAAGACGTAGACGTTTAGATGAATCTTATCTTCTGCACAGATTTTTGGCTGATTTCAGAGATTTAGTATCCTGGATTCATGATATGAAAGCCATTATTTCTGCTGATGAATTGGCAAAGGATGTTGCTGGTGCTGAAGCACTCTTGGAGAGGCATCAAGAACATAAG GGTGAAATTGATGCAAGAGAAGATAGTTTCCGAGCTACTGCTGAAGCTGGGAAAATGCTTTTGGATCAAGATCATTATGCTGTTgatgaagtaaaagaaaag cttGTGACACTAGCCAGTGAGAAGCAATCTTTGTTGTCATTATGGGAAGAACGTCGCATTCTTTATGAACAGTGCATGGATTTGCAGCTATTTTATAGAGATACAGAGCAAGCTGATACTTGGATGGCTAAACAAGAA GCATTTTTGGTTAATGAAGATTTGGGAGATTCCCTTGATTCTGTTGAAGCTCTCATTAAAAAACATGAAGATTTCGAAAAATCACTTGCtgcacaagaagaaaaaataaag GCTTTAGATGAATTTGCCACTAAATTAATTGAAGGACAACATTATGCTGCTGATGATGTGGCTCAAAGAAGAGCTGCT TTGTTGGAGAGACGTTCTGCTCTTATGGAGAAATCCGATATTCGACGAGCAATGTTGGAAGATTCATATAGATTGCAGCAGTTTGAAAGAGACTGTGATGAAACAAAAGGATGGATTAGTGAAAAACTGAAAACAGCAACTGATGAAAGCTATTTG GATCCTACTAATGTAAATGGTAAAGTTCAGAAACACCAAAATTTTGAACAAGAACTAAATGCTAATAAGAGTCGAATTGATGAAATTGCAAGCACTGGACAAGAATTGATGGAAGCTAATCATTATGCTTCTTCACGAATAAG TGAAAGGATGATGGAGATATTAGATATGTGGAAATCATTAGTAGAAGCAACAGAGAGGAAAGGAGCTAAATTAAATGAAGCAGCTGCACAGCAGCAGTTCAATAGAGGTATTGAAGATATAGAAATATGGCTATCTGAAGTTGAAGGACAACTTCTGTCTGAAGATTATGGAAAG gattTGACTAGTGTGCAAAATTTGATCAAGAAACATGCATTATTAGAAGCTGATATAGCTTCTCATCAAGATCGTATTGATGGAGTTGTGGTGCAAGCTACAAATTTTGTTGAACGAGGACATTTTGATGCCGAATCAATTCAGAATAAACAAGTTGCTCTTGTTAGTAGATATAATGCTTTGCAAAAACCTATAGCAACAAGGCGACAGAAGTTGCAAGATTCTCTCCGTGTGCAGCAATTATACAGAGACATTGAAGATGAAGAGGCATGGATAAGAGAAAAGGAGCCAATTGCAGCATCCACTAATAGAG gaCGTGATTTAATTGGTGTTCAAAATCTAATCAAGAAACATCAAGCAATGCTTGCTGAAATTAATAACCATGAAAATCGTGTTCGATCAGTATGCCAATCTGGAGAAGAAATGGTTCAAGAAg gcCATTTTGCTTCTAATGAAATACAGAAACGCCTTAGTAATCTCAATGAAAAATGGCAAGCTTTAAAA GACAAAGCTTTACAGAGAAAACAAGATTTGGAAGATTCACTCCAAGCTCATCAATACTTTGCTGATGCAAATGAAGCAGAATCATGGATGAAAGAAAAAGAACCTATTGTTGGAAGTCAAGATTATGGCAAAGATGAAGATTCTACAGAG TCCCTTCTGAAGAAACATGAAGCATTGATGGCTGATTTAGAAGCATTTGGAAACACTATCTTTGCTCTCAAGGAACAAGCACAGTCTTGCCGA cAACAAGAACGACCTGTTGTTGACCATGCCGGTAAAGAATTAGTTATGGCTTTATATGACTACATTGAAAAAAGTCCTCGAGAAGTCTCAATGAAAAAAGGAGATTTCTTAACTCttttaaatagcaataataag GATTGGTGGAAAGTGGAAGTCAATGACAGGCAAGGTTTTGTTCCTGCTGCATATGTCAAGAAGATCGAAGCTGGACTTTCATCTAGCCAGCAAAATCTTGCTGACACCAATAACATTTCTGCTCGACAGGCACAAATTGAGACGCAGTATGAAAATCTAATGGGCTTAGGTCAGGAGAGAAGAAATAAACTTGAGGAATCTTGCAAAGCATACCAGTTGGTGCGCGAAGCTGCTGAACTTGCTCAATGGCTTAAAGACAAA GAACAAATAGCCCAAGTCCAAGATGTTGGAGAAGATTTGGAACAAGTTGAAGTAATGCAGAAGAATTTTGATGATTTCAAAGCTGAATTGCAAACAAATGAAGCAAGATTGCAACAAATGAATGAAACTGCAAGCAAGCTGATGAGCTCAGGTCATACTGAAGCTGCACTGAAAATTCAAGCACAAATTGAA GATGTCAATCAGAAATGGCAAGAAGTTCAACAAATTACTGCAGAGCGTGCTAACCAGCTTGGCTCAGCTCATGAAGTTCAGAGATTCCAGCGTGATGTTGATGAGACAAAAGATTGGATTCGAGAAAAGGATGATAACTTGAATTCTGATATTATTGGTGATGATCTTCGTAGTGTACAGACTTTGCAAAGGAAACATGAAGGATTGGAGAGAGATTTGGCTGCCCTTGGGGATAGA aTTCGCAGCTTAGATGATACAGCAAGCCGCTTGATGCAAACTCATCCAGAAGCAGCTGAGACTATTTATACAAAACAAAAGGAAATCAATGAAGAATGGACACAACTTACTGCTAAGGCTAATGCTCGCAAAGAAAAACTGTTGGATTCTTATGACTTGCAGCGTTTCTTGGCAGATTACag agATTTGATGTCATGGATACAAAGCATGATGAGTCTTGTCTCTTCAGAAGAATTGGCTAATGATGTGACTGGTGCAGAAGCATTACTTGAAAGACATCAG aattatcgCTCTGAAATTGATGCTCACTATGGTATCCCAcag GAACATCGTACTGAAATCGATGCTCGAGCAGGAACTTTCCAAGCTTTTGAAATGTTTGGACAACAATTACTGCAAAGTGGCCATTATGCTAGTGTGGAAGTTCaagaaaaaattgagaaaatgaatgaagCAAGACAAAAACTAGAAAA agCTTGGATTGATCGACGCATGAAACTTGATCAATGTCTAGAATTGCAGTTGTTCTACCGAGATTGTGAGCAAGCTGAGAACTGGATGGGTAGCCGAGAAGCCTTCTTGAGTTCTGATGATATGGGTGGTGACAATGTAGAATCTCTTATCAAAAAGCATGAAGATTTTGATAAAGCTATCAATGCACAG gAAGAAAAAATTGCTGCTCTTGCAGCTTTAGCAGACCAGTTAGTTGCTGCTGAACATTATGCATCAGATGCCATCAATGAAAAGAAAGACCAGGTCCTGGAAAGATGGCACCATCTGAAAGACAATTTGATCAAGAAACGATCTAAATTGGGAGAATCCATGACTCTACAGCAATTCAGCCGAGATGCTGATGAAATTGAGAACTGGATAACTGAAAAATTGCAGATGGCCATGGACGAGTCTTACAAAGATCCTACTAATATTCAGAGCAAACACCAGAAACACCAAGCATTTGAAGCAGAATTGGCAGCCAATGCTGACCGCATCCAATCTGTTTTGGCTAATGGACAGAATTTGATTGATCAACATCAATGTGCTGGTTCTGAAGAAGCTGTTCAAGCTCGCCTCAGTTGCTTAGCTGAGCAATGGGAGCATCTTACAAAGAAAACCATTGAAAAGAGCATTAAAATCAAGGAAGCAAATAAACAGAGAACTTTCAATGCTGCAGTCAAAGACATTGACTTCTGGCTTGGTGAA GTGGAGtctttattaaaatctgaagaatCTGGAAAAGATTTAGCTTCTGTTCAGAATCTGATTAAAAAACATCAACTAGTGGAAGCAGATGTTAATGCACATGAAGATCGAATTAGAGATATGAACAACCTTGCTGACAGTTTAATTGAATCTGGCCAGTGTGATGCTGCTGTGATTGAAGAAAAACGTAGTTCCATCAATGAGCGATACAACCGTGTTAAAACCTTGGCTAGCCATCGTAGAGATAGACTTAATGAAGCTAATACTTTACATCAGTTCTTCAGAGATATTGCTGATGAAGAATCTTGGATAAA GGAAAAGAAGTTGCTGGTTAGCTCTGATGATTATGGTCGTGATTTAACTGGTGTTCAGAACCTGAGAAAAAAACATGTTCGTTTGGAAGCAGAATTGGCTGCTCATGAACCTACCATTGAAGCAGTGCAGGAAGCTGGACAGAAATTAATGGCTGAATCTAATCTAGGAGTGCCTGAAATTGAGTTAAGATTGAAGAATTTGGATAAAGCTTGGCAGGAGCTTAAAAAG ATGACTTCTGATAGAGGAATCAAACTCAATGAATCTCTGGCATATCAGAATTTCTTAGCAAAACTAGAAGAGGAGGAAGCATGGATCTCCGAAAAGCATCAGCTACTTAATGTTGAAGATTATGGTGATACAATGGCAGCTGTTCAG ggaCTCTTGAAAAAGCACGAagcatttgaaattgattttgctGTACATCGAGATAGATGTGTAGGAATATCTTCAGAAGGCCAGCAACTGATTGCTGAAGGAAATCACCACACAGAAAGTATCAGCCACAGACTACAGCAGCTACATGACCGTCTTAATGCCCTAGATACCAGTGCAACCAGGAGAAAGAGTAAACTGAAGGACAATTCAGCATACTTACAATTTATGTGGAAGGCAGATGTTGTTGAGAGCTGGATTG CTGACAAAGAAACACATGTTCGATCTGAAGATTATGGCCGTGATTTGTCATCAGTACAGACTCTTTTAACCAAACAA GAAACTTTTGATGCTGGTTTGGCAGCTTTTGAACAAGAAGGAATTCAGAGTATAACACAACTAAAAGACCAGCTTCTGACAGCTAATCATGAACAGACATCAGCTATAGTTAAACGTCATGATGATGTAATGGGAAG GTGGCATAATCTTTTAGCAGCATCTGAAGCCAGGAAACAACGTTTGCTTCACATGCTTGAGCAGTTCAAGCAG ATTGAAGAATTGTTTCTTACCTTTGCCAAAAAAGCTTCTGCTTTCAACAGTTGGTTTGAAAATGCAGAAGAAGATCTTACTGATCCTGTCCGCTGCAATTCTATTGAAGAGATTAGA GCTCTGCGTGAGGCTCATGCACAATTCCAAGAGTCTTTGAGTTCAGCACAAGCAGACTTTGAAGTATTGGCTGCCCTTGATCAACAgattaaatcttttaatgttGGGGCCAATCCCTATACTTGGTTTACAATGGAAGCTTTAGAAGATACCTGGCGTAACTTGCAGAAAATTATCCAG GAGCGAGATGTTGAACTATCCAAAGAAGCTCAGAGACAGGAAGAGAATGACAGATTGAGGCTTGAATTTGCTAAACTTGCTAATGCTTTCCACCAGTGGCTCACGGATACAAg GATGTGGCTGCTAGACGG TTCATCTATGTTGGAAGGTACAGGTTCTTTAGAAGCTCAGTTAGAGGCTACTAAA CGTAAAGCTGCTGAGGTTCGAGCCCGAAGAGCAGAGCTCAAACAAATTGAAGATCTTGGAGCTTTATTGGGTGAACACCTTATTCTTGACAATCGTTATACAGAGCACAGTACTGTTGGTCTTGCACAACAATGGGATCAATTAGATCAACTAGGTATGAGGATGCAACATAATCTGGAACAGCAAATACAAGCCAG AAACCAGAGTGGTGTATCCGAAGATGCTCTTAAAGAATTCAGTATGATGTTTAA aCACTTCGACAAAGAAAAATCTGGTAGACTCAATCACTTCCAATTCAAGAGTTGCCTCCGAGCTCTTGGTTATGACTTACCCATGGTGGAAGAAGGTCAGCCTGATCCCGAATTTGAAGCCATTCTTAATGTGGTTGATCCAAACAGAGATGGCTATGTGTCCCTACAGGAATTCATGGCCTTCATGATCTCCAGAGAGACAGAAAATGTTCGCTCTAGTGAGGAAGTTGAAAATGCCTTCAGAGCCATTACTTCTGGTGAAAGACCATATGTTACAGCAGAAGAACTCTATGCG